The following proteins come from a genomic window of Aspergillus oryzae RIB40 DNA, chromosome 4:
- a CDS encoding uncharacterized protein (predicted protein), translated as MGVVSISGSCCRLRWAAPPSPPALYGEPQPTGAIKVSGGYAKQVSSDFPKSHFAVWGRAAAVDKGLIKEVMAAHPADLMLLLLGFNDMGWFYSDSIGTLDSIHTLISNARAANPKIKFAIANVPQRSFIGGREDLPVSTNIYNSLLRDTIPKWSTTASPIHPVELEENYNCQPSSCPVGSDGLHPNAMGEYQIARAFSQTLVKDFRIGSSALSIPNDVPARPLPVPSNFKVFTSPGGVTATWDPGKPPCS; from the coding sequence ATGGGAGTGGTTTCAATCTCAGGGAGTTGCTGTAGACTTCGTTGGGCAGCACCACCGTCCCCACCAGCATTATACGGGGAACCCCAACCAACAGGCGCGATCAAAGTAAGTGGGGGCTATGCGAAACAAGTGTCATCGGATTTTCCTAAGAGTCATTTCGCTGTTTGGGGccgtgctgctgctgtggaTAAAGGCCTGATCAAGGAAGTCATGGCAGCCCACCCAGCAGATTTGATGCTGTTATTATTGGGCTTCAATGATATGGGGTGGTTCTACAGTGATTCGATAGGAACTTTGGACAGTATTCATACGCTGATCAGCAATGCTCGGGCTGCAAATCCAAAGATCAAGTTTGCCATTGCTAATGTACCACAGCGGAGTTTCATTGGTGGCCGTGAGGATCTTCCTGTTAGCACCAATATATACAACTCTCTACTGCGCGATACTATTCCCAAATGGAGCACTACAGCTTCCCCAATCCATCCtgttgagctggaagagaaCTACAACTGTCAGCCTAGTTCATGTCCGGTGGGTTCCGATGGACTTCATCCAAACGCGATGGGTGAATACCAGATTGCTCGCGCCTTCTCGCAAACCCTAGTGAAGGATTTCAGGATCGGGTCATCCGCACTGAGTATACCCAATGATGTTCCTGCCAGGCCGTTACCGGTACCTAGCAATTTCAAGGTATTCACTAGTCCTGGTGGCGTAACGGCAACATGGGATCCAGGTAAGCCACCCTGCAGCTAA
- a CDS encoding uncharacterized protein (predicted protein), which produces MDFHPSERPSEGDLFEFERFDKGYDAEDICCVICGAPSFIKVVEAEVRDKNLERYKWFVPQAIRAENYHYEKDWDIASLPNHDLPLEVLGIDGCIPSIPSDATARLTRVV; this is translated from the exons ATGGATTTCCATCCCAGCGAGCGTCCATCCGAGGGCGATCTCTTCGAATTCGAGCGATTCGATAAGGGCTATGATGCGGAGGATATATGCTGTGTTATCTGTGGTGCCCCAAGCTTT ATCAAGGTGGTGGAAGCAGAAGTGCGAGACAAGAATCTTGAGAGGTACAAGTGGTTTGTACCGCAGGCCATCCGAGCTGAAAATTATCATTATGAGAAAGATTGGGATATTGCGAGCCTGCCAAATCATGATCTACCACTAGAAGTACTCGGGATAGATG GGTGCATTCCAAGTATCCCCTCGGACGCAACGGCTCGTTTAACCCGCGTCGTGTAG
- the capA gene encoding adenylate cyclase-binding protein (adenylate cyclase-associated protein (CAP/Srv2p)) — MATSHMHNLTTLIKRLEAATSRLEDMAMGLDDPSSPKTLNAAAAPETVAPEPPKPAFPPAPAAPAVPPQIEDFDTLINKDVRNFVDLGNKIGDLVAEQSKAVLQAFEAERTYLYVSTKAKKPEPQPAELMTELHTASDSINMIRESNRASPLFNHLSAVAEGIVALGWFFEPKPGDFVSEIVGGIEYYGNKVLKEYKEKDKTHVQYIQSYYQIFKALAAYLKKHYPKGLTWNEQSGIDALEALRQVKGGSSTGASGSAPPPPPPPPVPTLNVPGGAPPPPPPPPGVPPPPSAAPGGDMSAVFAQLNQGEAITSGLRKVDKSEMTHKNPSLRASSTVPERPDSQGSISRSKSPAPSKKPKPESMRVRKPPRKDLESNKWYIENFDNPGEIVEIPAQQNQSILISRCNKTIVKVSSKANAIAIDNCKDLSIIVDSLVSSLDVIKCTKFALQIDGVAPTLLLDQVDGATVYLGPQSLNTEVFSSKCTALNIMLPPKEGTDEDTKECPVPEQIKSYVKDGVLVNEIVEHAG; from the exons ATGGCGACCAGCCATATGCATAACCTAACTACCCTTATTAAGCG GCTGGAAGCCGCGACCTCCCGcctggaggatatggctaTGGGACTAGATGACCCCAGTTCGCCGAAAACATTGAATGCCGCCGCTGCCCCCGAGACCGTTGCTCCTGAACCGCCCAAGCCAGCTTTTCCCCCGGCCCCTGCAGCTCCTGCCGTCCCACCTCAAATTGAGGACTTCGATACACTGATCAATAAGGATGTGCGGAACTTCGTGGACCTTGGAAATAAAATTGGAGACCTTGTTGCTGAGCAG TCGAAAGCTGTCTTACAAGCTTTCGAAGCCGAGCGCACCTACCTTTACGTCTCGacgaaggcgaagaagcccgAGCCCCAGCCCGCAGAGCTCATGACAGAGCTTCACACTGCCTCCGATTCTATTAATATGATCCGCGAGTCGAATCGGGCCTCTCCACTTTTCAACCACCTCAGCGCGGTCGCGGAGGGTATCGTGGCTCTGGGATGGTTCTTTGAGCCCAAGCCAGGCGATTTTGTCAGTGAAATCGTTGGTGGCATTGAGTACTATGGCAACAAGGTCTTGAAGGAGTACAAGGAAAA GGATAAGACTCACGTCCAGTACATCCAATCCTACTATCAAATCTTCAAGGCCCTTGCTGCCTATCTCAAGAAGCACTATCCAAAGGGCCTGACATGGAATGAGCAAAGCGGCATCGATGCGCTGGAAGCCCTCAGACAGGTCAAAGGCGGCTCTAGCACCGGGGCCAGCGGTTCagctcctccccctcctcctccaccccctgTGCCGACGCTGAACGTGCCTGGTGGagctcctccaccacctccaccaccgcctgGCGTTCCTCCGCCGCCCAGCGCGGCCCCGGGAGGTGATATGTCCGCCGTTTTTGCTCAGTTGAACCAGGGTGAGGCTATCACCTCTGGTCTCCGGAAAGTCGACAAGTCTGAAATGACGCACAAGAACCCTAGTCTTCGCGCAAGCTCGACCGTTCCGGAACGTCCTGACTCGCAAGGCAGCATCTCTCGCTCTAAGTCGCCAGCCCCGAGTAAGAAGCCTAAGCCGGAGAGCATGCGTGTTCGTAAACCTCCTCGCAAGGACCTCGAGAGCAACAAGTGGTACATCGAGAACTTTGATAACCCGGGCGAAATCGTCGAGATCCCTGCCCAGCAGAACCAgtccatcctcatctcccGTTGCAACAAGACCATCGTGAAGGTGTCCAGCAAGGCCaacgccatcgccatcgaCAACTGCAAGgatctctccatcatcgttGATTCCCTTGTGAGCAGCCTTGATGTCATTAAGTGCACCAAATTCGCTCTCCAGATCGACGGCGTGGCGCCCACGCTTTTGCTGGACCAGGTGGACGGTGCCACGGTCTACCTCGGCCCCCAGAGCTTAAACACCGAGGTTTTCTCCAGCAAATGCACAGCGCTCAACATCATGCTTCCCCCCAAGGAGGGAACAGATGAAGATACCAAGGAGTGCCCGGTTCCCGAGCAGATCAAGTCCTACGTCAAGGACGGCGTTCTGGTGAACGAGATCGTCGAGCACGCAGGCTAA
- a CDS encoding uncharacterized protein (predicted protein) translates to MTEQSGPTSFANHVDFCTLGMFILDDIDFGGTRPNVKNILGGAASFAVVGARLVAGKEHSHAVSWIVDVGSDFPSEVLDVINTWGTACVMREDNNRLTTRAWNGYGPNEKRGEHLTFFRMNSRKDTDGLDFKYLTPKLRLEPWMLSDSQVFSRTFHMVCSAGRCVSIVQNILQRREELRREGKAPSSSQASERPFFVWEPVPDLCTPEEQDKFFVANRVVDVVSPNELELGMMFGQPGWNEESEFGKDIVKRILDSGIGPNGNGHLVIRAGKDGSYTFSRGQRIWLPAYHQPDASANTPVVDPTGAGNSFLGALTQGMVTVDRAPAKIVGSVLAGSAVWERALEALGKQSYILSSLIFATVAAGFVVEQIGVPHLSTSTEERELWNGTEFTERVRLYTQRLYRTLEESPRKHLQIN, encoded by the exons ATGACAGAACAAAGCGGCCCTACATCTTTCGCCAATCATGTGGACTTCTGTACACTAGGCATGTTCATCCTTG ATGATATTGACTTCGGGGGCACTAGACCTAATGTCAAGAATATCCTCGGGGGTGCAGCGTCTTTCGCGGTTGTCGGTGCTCGTCTAGTCGCTGGAAAGGAGCACTCCCACGCTGTTAGCTGGattgttgatgttggctCCGACTTTCCCTCGGAGGTTTTAGATGTCATCAACACATGGGGCACAGCATGCGTGATGAGAGAAGACAACAACCGATTAACCACCAGGGCTTGGAATGGCTACGGTCCCAATGAGAAGCGGGGTGAGCACCTAACCTTCTTTCGCATGAACTCTAGAAAGGATACTGACGGGCTAGACTTCAAATATTTGACCCCTAAATTACGACTAGAACCTTGGATGCTATCCGATTCCCAGGTGTTCTCGAGGACCTTTCATATGGTCTGTTCAGCAGGACGTTGCGTGTCAATTGTGCAGAATATACTGCAGCGGCGAGAAGAACTACGGCGAGAAGGCAAAGCACCTTCCAGCAGCCAGGCTTCGGAGAGGCCATTCTTTGTCTGGGAACCTGTGCCTGATCTCTGTACACCCGAAGAGCAAGATAAATTCTTTGTTGCAAACCGGGTAGTCGATGTGGTAAGCCCTAATGAACTGGAGCTAGGAATGATGTTTGGGCAGCCAGGGTGGAATGAAGAGAGCGAATTCGGGAAAGATATTGTCAAGCGCATCCTTGATTCGGGCATTGGCCCGAACGGAAATGGGCACTTGGTTATTAGAGCAGGGAAAGATGGAAGCTATACATTCTCAAGAGGCCAGAGGATTTGGTTGCCCGCTTACCATCAACCCGATGCTTCAGCAAATACGCCAGTCGTCGATCCGACTGGTGCAGGTAATTCTTTTTTGGGGGCACTGACTCAAGGGATGGTGACTGTTGATAGGGCCCCAGCCAAGATTGTTGGCTCAGTGCTTGCAGGGTCTGCTGTCTGGGAAAGGGCATTGGAAGCGTTGGGCAAGCAGAGTTATATACTGTCCTCTCTGATATTCGCCACTGTTGCTGCAGGTTTCGTTGTGGAGCAGATTGGAGTGCCCCATCTGTCTACGTCTACCGAGGAAAGAGAACTTTGGAACGGAACTGAATTCACGGAACGAGTCCGTCTGTACACGCAGCGATTGTATCGAACACTCGAAGAGTCTCCCCGGAAGCACTTGCAGATCAATTGA
- a CDS encoding mitochondrial 54S ribosomal protein mL44 (ribonuclease III domain proteins): MKRLQLQRWSSSVLSPRARTGGRLQQHLYYNLRRQSTVSPAPQAENEPLFEEQSLNSSTHIPQSSHFKYLLPSPPVEAARESAKLAALHARLYLPSRLPLETLARSLVDASADSNPNFNNEALATLGNDLLSHYTSEHLVCTYPRLPLTVIFAAMYAYVGPKSLAAMAKEWGVEMAAVPGGEVDPGLLQFKRVLPGTDVNAGPVTGTERPNEHRKSWRKSMTSRVVYDNEYGDPVGVSGESATPESQNTQGVTAEHANATFVRAVMGAIYLHAGRPAAKRFFEQHFLSRHLNISDLFNFSQPARDLSRLCARENFEPPVAKIISETGRKSRHPVFVVGIFSGQDKLGEGAGASLLEARSRAAVAALKGWYLYSPLNVRVPSSMEEEGAAPWKPVHVDLGEVIV, encoded by the coding sequence ATGAAGAGGCTGCAGCTCCAACGATGGAGCAGTTCGGTCCTTTCGCCGCGGGCCCGAACTGGTGGCCGCCTGCAACAACATCTGTACTATAATTTGCGTCGCCAATCGACCGTTTCGCCTGCTCCTCAGGCCGAGAATGAGCCATTGTTTGAGGAACAATCGCTGAATTCGTCAACCCACATCCCCCAGTCCTCTCACTTCAAATACCTCCTCCCTTCTCCGCCGGTTGAGGCCGCACGCGAGTCCGCAAAACTCGCCGCCCTTCATGCACGCCTCTACCTCCCCTCCCGACTACCGCTCGAGACATTAGCACGCTCTCTGGTCGATGCTTCAGCCGATTCGAATCCTAATTTCAACAATGAAGCATTGGCTACGCTCGGCAATGACCTCCTGAGTCACTACACCTCCGAACACCTTGTTTGTACATATCCTCGACTTCCCTTAACTGTCATCTTCGCGGCAATGTATGCGTATGTCGGCCCTAAATCTTtggcagcaatggcaaaggaaTGGGGTGTTGAGATGGCTGCAGTACCTGGTGGAGAGGTTGATCCCGGCCTCTTGCAGTTCAAGAGAGTGCTCCCAGGCACTGATGTAAATGCGGGACCAGTTACTGGCACAGAGAGACCCAATGAGCACCGGAAATCATGGAGAAAATCAATGACCTCCAGAGTTGTTTATGACAATGAGTATGGAGACCCTGTCGGGGTATCCGGCGAGTCGGCCACTCCGGAGTCGCAGAATACCCAGGGTGTTACCGCAGAGCATGCCAACGCGACATTTGTGCGTGCTGTGATGGGCGCCATCTACCTTCATGCCGGCAGACCGGCTGCCAAGCGATTTTTCGAGCAACACTTCCTCTCCCGCCACCTCAACATCTCGGACCTGTTCAACTTCTCCCAGCCGGCTCGTGACCTTTCCCGGCTGTGTGCACGAGAGAACTTCGAGCCACCTGTTGCAAAGATCATCAGTGAGACTGGCCGCAAGAGCAGACACCCTGTCTTTGTCGTTGGTATTTTCTCTGGTCAGGATAAGCTGGGAGAGGGCGCTGGCGCCAGCCTGCTTGAGGCTCGATCCAGGGCTGCCGTGGCTGCGCTCAAGGGCTGGTACCTGTATAGCCCACTGAATGTGCGTGTCCCTAGctccatggaagaagagggcgCTGCACCCTGGAAGCCTGTCCACGTGGACTTGGGTGAGGTGATTGTGTAA
- a CDS encoding basic secretory family protein (predicted protein) — translation MLPVDSHSLPTAISPADPSPNKRSTVPPRPKLRLQINDTRHPGSNAFLLLVPDIASTIDKALADIIENLYTPPHPQDEPRTAKGPTTPTFTPSIPPTRSVTFFLRDIGGVAYTTGMELDDDHKEIHLSLQYILTAMKLPDPKAEIVGVLTHELVHCYQHTAPRQDNASVPRPPGGLIEGIADFVRLKAGFVPLHWKRPASAQERAEKWDQGYQHTAFFLEWLEDVRIGRGAVGMLNDRLLRSGYIGESEKLEDGRPGFWKNLFGSGVSELWDDYGRYLDKHGQMSTDRSGGDWEDEIVNPSE, via the coding sequence ATGTTACCTGTCGACAGTCACTCTCTCCCCACCGCCATCTCCCCAGCCGATCCTAGTCCAAACAAACGGTCCACTGTGCCCCCCAGACCCAAACTTCGTCTCCAGATAAATGATACACGTCACCCCGGTTCTAATGCCTTCTTACTCCTCGTCCCTGACATTGCATCTACCATCGACAAAGCCCTAGCTGATATTATCGAGAACCTCTACACTCCACCCCATCCGCAAGATGAACCGCGCACCGCCAAGGGCCCAACCACCCCAACCTTCACACCCTCCATACCGCCAACCCGATCCGTAACCTTCTTTCTCCGTGACATTGGCGGTGTAGCCTACACCACCGGAATGGAGCTGGACGATGACCATAAGGAGATTCACCTGTCTCTTCAGTATATCCTTACCGCCATGAAGCTGCCCGATCCCAAAGCCGAGATAGTTGGTGTTCTCACCCATGAGCTGGTCCATTGCTACCAGCATACGGCACCCCGCCAGGATAACGCCTCGGTACCACGTCCGCCCGGAGGCCTGATCGAGGGCATCGCGGATTTTGTGCGTCTCAAAGCTGGCTTCGTTCCGCTGCACTGGAAACGGCCCGCATCTGCCCAGGAGAGAGCTGAGAAATGGGATCAGGGCTATCAGCATACAGCATTCTTCCTAGAGTGGCTGGAGGATGTGCGGATTGGGAGAGGCGCAGTTGGAATGCTGAACGACCGGCTTTTGCGAAGCGGATATATCGGTGAGAGcgagaagctggaagacGGACGTCCGGGCTTTTGGAAGAATCTGTTTGGGTCCGGGGTCAGCGAACTGTGGGACGACTACGGTAGATACCTTGATAAACACGGTCAGATGAGCACAGACCGAAGCGGTGGGGATTgggaggatgagattgtcaACCCCTCTGAGTGA
- a CDS encoding uncharacterized protein (predicted protein) translates to MGFYSLTSFVTEFAFCLWVLNLYFVSPLYFSIQLGCQPVSTFEFILILYVKTIRRLLVYSDVVLLYVIRVVCRIEHFLAPNMEGKATELLAVLKNNNLAIDVKVSHLLSIKSDIKQKNVPDNAVHLIFESLRLAITSHHAALYAAGFSTFGHFLKRLFIQDQAHIVSAYARHFCPVLLERLGDHKERVRAQAAQIFTDLWPAASADVEHYVLEVALTGKNPKAKETSLIWLSNMSRNHGLLFRSYVPSVVSCLEDADSFVRHTAKSTVVELFQGAPARAKADLTKEMTAQNVRQSIVNAVYANIGLEDHSSTARPRSRVEPRYTPCTDSHPLRSASRAEVVHQQPAAVVSSAPLRPSKEATPMVEPEPIKSRPGSSKSDKGRTIAAAPEAEKAPHMETARPSSQDGEAPQPLHAETSKQVEDLFRVLSPAFEGRESEDNWRHREKYITSLRRLTYGNAPHDFPQPFFTGIKTNLDGIFKAVNSLRTTLSTNGCLLIQDLAKIGGSRIDPMVEVIMQNLIKLCGGMKKISAQNGNVSVNDVLANVTYTPRLLQHVTSACQDKNAQLRLFAAGWLKTLLNKQSHHKSSLEHGGGLALLEKSLKRGLTDANPGIREAMRGAFWTFHQMWPARGNNILSDLDNKTRHLLEKDPANPNRDQSSYLSSDTLTVPSRSALKEAIAAHKKARLAPAKTLPPRPESAQSSFSETKVSDPPAKSTGRTARAPLSSLSSAPMRPGAKPRRPELARPATADPYSSRKTAATDAVHIDSSPRPRRVANLGQAPSSTKSKPKKLDIPMTMAVDPVAPSASNENETQVATQVASKVRKRSSLSEQFAAIKRDDRDINALSELSINKTEHPHEIAVGESSNNEAGRHDDHAPCEISFDKLDRHDENKLSESPTPGPDHHDENALGELSINVPDRRDETALGELSINKPQRRDENALGELSINKLDRRDENTPSKSPPSEQDRRVEKTIDSAEHTSQAQRRVEESEPYFARFKIRSRLSNKRRNISPHSEHLENAKEMVRVAGQRIRSRSFDLFAYRKLQDLIHYHGEKLFTRPVFDDLLDGLLVELRKEPSPDRKHNGDYADVKTQVVGTLRLLEKSCPNLFVIDYDAIDAIFHARRYFETNSWIVQELQQTALEWFRNCEPSKLEGMLDTLVQYVQRETRDEPGYRSILMALSLLTDLIGDANKKGAWFSNEILEQVGTIAARDILAEDTDIRKKSIELCVQLYVMSTNLYQDKGVSFWRLVKAPEGGTRQLIMYYIARQ, encoded by the exons ATGGGTTTCTACAGCCTCACCTCTTTTGTGACCGAGTTCGCATTCTGCCTTTGGGTTTTGAACCTCTACTTCGTCTCCCCCCTTTACTTCTCCATCCAGCTTGGATGCCAACCTGTCTCGACATTCGAGTTTATTTTGATCCTTTATGTGAAGACTATCAGACGTCTCCTCGTTTACTCCGACGTTGTCCTTCTATATGTCATCCGAGTTGTCTGTCGTATTGAGCATTTTCTCGCACCCAAcatggaaggaaaagctaCAGAGCTACTGGCGGTCCTGAAGAACAATAACCTTGCGATTGATGTCAAGGTCAGCCATCTGCTGAGCATCAAATCCGATATCAAACAGAAGAATGTCCCCGATAATGCAGTGCATCTGATTTTCGAGAGCCTACGGCTAGCGATCACATCTCATCACGCCGCCCTTTACGCAGCCGGTTTCTCAACGTTTGGCCACTTCCTGAAGCGGCTGTTCATACAGGACCAGGCTCATATCGTCTCCGCTTATGCCCGTCACTTCTGCCCCGTACTTCTCGAGCGCCTGGGAGACCACAAAGAGCGTGTCCGCGCTCAAGCTGCTCAAATATTCACCGACTTATGGCCAGCTGCCAGCGCCGACGTAGAGCACTATGTGCTCGAAGTAGCCTTGACGGGGAAAAACCCTAAGGCCAAAGAGACAAGCCTGATATGGCTATCTAAC ATGTCGAGAAATCACGGTCTCCTTTTCCGATCATACGTGCCGAGCGTGGTTTCATGCTTAGAAGATGCAGATAGTTTCGTGAGACACACTGCTAAATCGACTGTAGTCGAACTATTTCA GGGTGCGCCTGCACGGGCTAAAGCAGACCTGACCAAAGAAATGACTGCTCAGAACGTTCGTCAATCGATCGTGAATGCAGTTTATGCAAATATCGGACTTGAGGACCACTCTTCCACAGCTCGCCCGCGCTCTCGAGTAGAGCCTCGGTATACCCCCTGCACGGATTCTCATCCTCTACGTTCCGCCTCTCGAGCAGAGGTCGTACACCAGCAGCCTGCTGCCGTAGTCTCCTCAGCCCCCCTAAGACCCTCTAAAGAAG CTACACCAATGGTTGAACCGGAGCCGATCAAAAGCCGCCCTGGCTCATCGAAGAGCGACAAAGGACGGACCATAGCTGCGGCTCCTGAGGCAGAAAAAGCGCCACATATGGAAACTGCCCGACCGAGCTCCCAGGATGGTGAAGCTCCTCAGCCGCTTCATGCAGAAACGTCGAAGCAAGTCGAAGATCTCTTCCGTGTGCTGTCTCCAGCTTTCGAAGGTCGCGAATCCGAGGACAACTGGAGACACCGTGAGAAATACATTACCTCTCTCCGCCGACTAACTTACGGCAACGCCCCCCATGATTTTCCTCAGCCATTTTTTACCGGGATTAAGACGAATCTCGATGGTATTTTCAAAGCAGTCAACTCCCTTCGCACCACTTTATCCACCAATGGGTGCCTCTTGATACAGGATTTGGCCAAGATCGGCGGGTCCAGAATAGACCCGATGGTCGAGGTCATTATGCAGAACCTAATCAAGCTTTGTGGTGGGATGAAAAAGATTAGCGCTCAAAACGGCAATGTCTCCGTCAACGATGTCCTGGCAAATGTGACTTACACTCCACGTCTCCTGCAACACGTGACGAGTGCATGCCAGGACAAGAACGCCCAGTTACGTCTCTTTGCTGCAGGGTGGCTTAAAACCCTACTTAACAAACAAAGCCATCACAAGAGCTCGCTTGAGCACGGTGGTGGCTTGGCACTACTCGAGAAGTCCCTAAAGAGGGGACTCACCGATGCTAATCCAGGCATAAGGGAAGCGATGAGGGGTGCCTTCTGGACTTTTCATCAGATGTGGCCTGCAAGGGGCAACAA TATTCTATCCGATCTTGACAACAAGACCCGCCATCTACTCGAAAAAGATCCGGCGAATCCAAACCGTGACCAATCAAGTTACTTGTCAAGCGACACTCTCACCGTGCCTAGTCGCTCTGCCCTAAAAGAGGCTATTGCAGCACACAAAAAGGCTCGTCTGGCCCCGGCCAAGACTTTGCCTCCACGACCGGAATCAGCCCAGTCATCGTTTAGTGAAACAAAGGTATCTGATCCCCCGGCGAAGTCTACTGGGCGCACCGCTCGGGCACctctttcttcactttcttcgGCGCCTATGCGACCTGGTGCTAAACCCCGTCGACCCGAATTGGCACGACCCGCGACTGCCGATCCATATTCTTCTCGCAAAACCGCCGCCACAGATGCCGTTCACATTGACAGCTCGCCAAGACCTAGGAGGGTAGCAAACCTGGGGCAGGCGCCCAGCTCAACGAAGAGCAAGCCCAAGAAACTCGATATTCCCATGACCATGGCCGTCGACCCAGTTGCACCTAGCGCAAGCAACGAAAATGAGACCCAGGTTGCTACCCAGGTTGCTAGTAAGGTTAGAAAGCGTTCCAGCTTGTCTGAACAATTCGCTGCTATCAAGAGAG ATGATCGCGATATAAATGCCCTGAGCGAATTATCCATCAATAAGACTGAACATCCTCATGAAATTGCCGTGGGCGAATCGTCCAACAATGAAGCAGGTCGTCACGATGACCATGCACCTTGCGAAATATCTTTCGATAAACTAGATCGTCACGATGAAAATAAACTGAGTGAATCACCTACCCCTGGTCCAGATCATCACGATGAAAATGCCCTGGGCGAATTATCTATCAATGTACCGGATCGTCGCGACGAAACTGCACTGGGCGAATTATCTATCAACAAACCACAACGTCGCGATGAGAATGCCCTGGGCGAATTATCTATCAATAAACTAGATCGTCGCGATGAAAATACACCAAGCAAATCCCCTCCGAGTGAACAAGATCGTCGCGTTGAGAAAACGATTGACTCTGCTGAACATACATCTCAAGCCCAACGACGTGTTGAAGAATCCGAGCCTTATTTTGCGCGCTTTAAGATTCGGAGTCGCCTGAGCAACAAACGAAGGAACATCAGTCCACATTCAGAACACCTAGAAAACGCGAAAGAGATGGTCCGGGTTGCGGGCCAACGAATCCGCTCCAGGTCATTCGACCTATTTGCATACCGAAAGCTACAGGACCTTATTCATTATCATGGAGAGAAACTCTTCACTCGGCCAGTTTTCGATGATTTGCTCGACGGACTGTTGGTGGAGCTGCGCAAAGAGCCGAGCCCAGATAGAAAACACAATGGCGACTACGCAGACGTGAAGACCCAGGTTGTTGGAACCCTTCGTCTGTTGGAAAAGAGCTGCCCGAACTTGTTTGTGATTGATTACGACGCAATAGACGCCATCTTTCATGCGAGAAGATACTTCGAAACCAACTCTTGGATTGTTCAAGAACTCCAGCAAACCGCGTTGGAGTGGTTTCGTAACTGCGAGCCATCAAAGCTCGAAGGCATGCTTGATACACTTGTCCAATATGTACAACGTGAGACGCGGGACGAACCGGGATATCGGTCCATCCTTATGGCCCTCTCTCTACTCACTGACCTAATTGGGGACGCGAACAAGAAAGGGGCTTGGTTCTCGAATGAGATCTTGGAACAGGTTGGGACGATAGCAGCAAGGGACATCCTAGCCGAAGACACCGACATAAGAAAGAAGTCTATCGAACTCTGTGTCCAACTATATGTGATGTCTACTAACCTGTATCAAGACAAGGGGGTATCTTTCTGGAGGCTGGTGAAAGCCCCCGAGGGGGGGACCCGGCAATTGATAATGTACTACATAGCCAGGCAGTAG
- a CDS encoding uncharacterized protein (predicted protein) gives MTFPPLEEQFGKRRKLTEADRRRLDKSDNQVFRGEGPLFRYGFRKNETLSKIGTIDGLEIRINGKNAGVDQVPAFEDIQQSNLSSQPMLLDHEETVLREPSRTSMVTMPTGEYSSVIPDYHSSRTSLLSSPSNIWISQSRVLSGYLSDY, from the coding sequence ATGACCTTCCCACCACTGGAAGAGCAATTTGGCAAGAGACGGAAGCTAACAGAAGCGGACCGGAGGAGGTTGGATAAATCCGATAACCAAGTGTTCCGCGGGGAGGGCCCGCTCTTTCGTTATGGATTTCGGAAGAATGAAACGTTGTCGAAAATAGGAACTattgatggcctggagaTAAGGATTAACGGAAAGAACGCAGGTGTTGATCAGGTGCCTGCATTCGAGGATATTCAGCAGAGCAATCTATCATCGCAGCCAATGCTGTTGGATCATGAGGAGACTGTTCTTCGGGAACCGTCAAGGACATCGATGGTAACGATGCCGACTGGTGAATACTCGTCCGTTATCCCGGATTATCATTCAAGCCGGACGTCGCTGCTCTCGTCACCATCTAATATTTGGATTTCCCAGTCAAGAGTCCTTTCGGGGTACTTGTCTGATTATTGA